In a single window of the Candidatus Lernaella stagnicola genome:
- the ruvA gene encoding Holliday junction branch migration protein RuvA translates to MIARLAGRLAEKELTRVVVDVGGVGYAVNISANCFYALPEPPAEVTLLIHTSVREDDISLYGFLTALEKNLFRHLVSVSNVGPRAAMNLLSAFKAEDLLSAIANQDAKALSTVTGIGKKTAERILVDLGDKAGKLLAEAEIELPAPPSPLSVAERDALSALVNLGFRETEAESAVARARQVVGPDAGLEDLIRAALRRHAKG, encoded by the coding sequence ATGATTGCACGCCTGGCCGGTCGGCTTGCCGAGAAGGAATTGACCCGCGTGGTTGTCGATGTGGGCGGCGTCGGCTACGCGGTGAACATCAGCGCCAACTGTTTCTACGCCCTGCCCGAACCGCCAGCCGAAGTCACGTTACTGATCCACACCTCGGTCCGCGAAGACGATATCTCACTTTACGGATTCCTCACGGCGCTGGAAAAGAATCTCTTCCGCCACTTGGTCTCGGTCAGCAACGTAGGCCCGCGCGCGGCTATGAATTTGCTGTCGGCGTTCAAGGCCGAAGACCTCCTGAGCGCCATCGCCAACCAAGACGCCAAGGCGCTCTCCACGGTGACCGGCATCGGCAAGAAAACGGCGGAACGCATTCTGGTCGACCTGGGCGACAAAGCCGGCAAGCTGCTTGCGGAGGCCGAAATCGAGCTTCCCGCGCCGCCCTCCCCTTTGAGCGTAGCCGAACGTGACGCGCTGTCGGCACTGGTCAACTTGGGGTTCCGAGAGACCGAAGCGGAAAGCGCGGTCGCGCGCGCCCGGCAGGTCGTCGGTCCGGATGCCGGTTTGGAAGATCTGATTCGCGCCGCCCTGCGGCGGCACGCGAAGGGATAA
- a CDS encoding YebC/PmpR family DNA-binding transcriptional regulator → MSGHSKWSTIKRKKGAADAKRGRLFSKLNREILLAAKEGGSDPEANIRLRNAIAAAKGSNMPKDNIMRAIAKGTGEGVDGAQFVEFVYEGYGPGGVAVLVETISDNRNRTTAEVRHAFAKFGGNLGEKGCVAWMFDRKGLFVFETDGLDMDRLEEVAIENGAEDIREEGEMVEVICAIEDYNTLREAFEQAELESESADLAFLPQTTLDLSGKQAGSMLKLMETFEELDDVENVWSNFDMPEGEMNEDE, encoded by the coding sequence ATGTCCGGCCATAGCAAATGGAGCACGATCAAGCGGAAAAAAGGCGCGGCCGACGCCAAACGCGGCAGGCTTTTCTCCAAGCTCAACCGCGAAATCTTGTTGGCGGCCAAAGAAGGCGGCTCCGATCCCGAAGCCAATATTCGACTGCGTAACGCGATCGCGGCGGCCAAGGGCTCCAATATGCCCAAAGACAACATCATGCGCGCCATCGCCAAGGGCACCGGCGAAGGCGTCGACGGCGCCCAATTCGTGGAATTCGTGTACGAGGGCTACGGCCCCGGCGGCGTGGCGGTGTTGGTGGAAACCATCAGCGATAACCGCAACCGAACAACGGCCGAGGTTCGGCATGCCTTCGCAAAATTCGGCGGAAACCTCGGCGAAAAAGGTTGTGTCGCATGGATGTTCGATCGCAAAGGGCTATTCGTTTTTGAAACGGACGGCTTGGACATGGACCGCCTCGAAGAAGTAGCCATTGAAAACGGCGCCGAAGATATTCGTGAAGAGGGAGAAATGGTCGAGGTGATTTGCGCCATTGAAGACTACAACACGTTGCGCGAAGCCTTCGAGCAAGCGGAGCTCGAGAGCGAAAGCGCCGATCTCGCCTTTTTGCCGCAAACGACTTTGGACCTTTCCGGCAAACAAGCCGGCAGCATGCTCAAGTTGATGGAGACGTTCGAAGAGCTCGACGACGTGGAAAACGTCTGGTCGAATTTCGACATGCCCGAAGGGGAAATGAACGAAGACGAGTGA
- the ruvC gene encoding crossover junction endodeoxyribonuclease RuvC, protein MRVIGIDPGSRICGWGVVEEQTAPQKLVHVDCGGIITQTRRDLPERLKQIYDELSNIIARHQPQEAAVESLFFHKNAKSALVLGHARGVALLACVNAGLPIFEYAPAQTKQALVGHGRAEKRQVAIMVKNLLGLPEVAMEDASDALAAAICHLNSRRMKIAMQSLGAQR, encoded by the coding sequence ATGCGGGTGATTGGGATAGACCCGGGCAGTCGCATCTGCGGCTGGGGGGTAGTCGAGGAACAGACCGCGCCGCAGAAACTAGTGCACGTGGATTGCGGAGGCATCATCACCCAAACACGCCGCGATTTGCCCGAACGTTTGAAACAGATCTACGACGAGTTATCAAACATCATTGCCCGCCACCAACCCCAAGAGGCGGCCGTCGAATCCCTTTTCTTTCATAAGAACGCCAAGAGTGCGCTCGTGCTCGGTCACGCCCGCGGCGTCGCGTTGTTGGCCTGCGTCAACGCCGGCCTGCCGATTTTCGAATACGCGCCCGCCCAAACCAAGCAAGCCCTGGTCGGCCACGGCCGCGCCGAAAAACGGCAGGTGGCCATCATGGTGAAAAACCTGTTGGGACTGCCGGAAGTGGCGATGGAAGACGCATCGGACGCTCTGGCTGCGGCCATATGCCATTTGAACAGCCGACGCATGAAGATCGCCATGCAGAGTCTGGGAGCCCAACGATGA
- a CDS encoding sulfatase, whose product MRSARLIVFSLALLLVIAATYAGCAKKPAYPNVILISIDTLRADRLGCYGGTGGITGMMDFWAERGVRFANTWAPSPWTLPSHASMFTSLYPTEHRAIDDKINIDKQAVMITERLRDAGFKTAAFVSHYYLGEEYGFGRGFEDFYIKPDAKADEMVAKAVRWIGRNKNKSFFAFLHLFDPHTPYQPPIDIAKKHYPTDVNVRVSGTTADVMEVVHTWPQESAKQKLRALSALYDGEIEFVDKQLEVLFKSLQENRIDQNTIIILVSDHGEEFMEHGLMEHGFTLFQEQLAVPMIWYYPTGLPSGAVIQEPASLIDLAPTMLDILGLAPMENISGESLLPIISKQKTTLGRSLLSETTRQGPDRVTIIRDYQKFMYSPEFMLNGRQFGESLFDLNADPQELTDLFEKQPKAAKKLKNELFSTGLYIQRRAWHVRWAKTTEAMTLKGSIRTGGDFIYQYKDNTIYGTDERGGLITREFPWEKKKGNEITFVNIRDRDNGIAFMTDPETADVTFHLTFNKREDPARICLGTCEKHPESGHFTLSKSVEGNPKTKLPPGHVLVWSEPIWVNSKQVLRAEVGDPIKLSPEVVQHLRSLGYIE is encoded by the coding sequence ATGCGTAGTGCTCGATTGATCGTTTTTTCGCTCGCGTTGTTGCTGGTAATAGCCGCCACATATGCGGGGTGCGCAAAAAAACCCGCGTATCCCAATGTCATCCTGATCAGCATCGACACCTTGCGCGCCGATCGCCTCGGCTGCTACGGCGGCACCGGCGGCATCACCGGCATGATGGACTTTTGGGCCGAGCGCGGCGTTCGCTTCGCCAACACGTGGGCGCCCTCCCCTTGGACACTTCCGAGCCACGCTTCGATGTTTACTTCGCTGTACCCGACCGAACACCGGGCGATCGACGACAAGATCAACATCGACAAGCAAGCGGTGATGATCACCGAGCGGCTCCGCGACGCGGGCTTCAAAACTGCCGCCTTCGTCAGCCATTACTACCTCGGCGAGGAATACGGTTTCGGCCGCGGCTTCGAGGATTTCTACATCAAGCCCGACGCCAAGGCCGACGAAATGGTCGCCAAGGCGGTTCGCTGGATCGGCCGCAACAAGAACAAGTCGTTCTTCGCTTTCCTGCATCTTTTTGACCCGCACACGCCCTACCAGCCGCCCATCGACATCGCCAAGAAGCACTACCCGACCGACGTGAACGTACGCGTTTCCGGCACGACGGCCGATGTGATGGAAGTCGTGCACACCTGGCCGCAGGAATCCGCGAAGCAAAAGCTGCGGGCGCTTTCGGCCCTGTACGACGGGGAAATCGAGTTCGTGGACAAGCAGCTCGAAGTGCTGTTCAAGTCGTTGCAGGAAAACCGCATCGACCAGAACACGATCATCATTTTGGTTTCCGATCACGGCGAAGAGTTCATGGAACACGGCCTGATGGAACACGGCTTCACTCTGTTTCAAGAACAACTCGCCGTACCGATGATCTGGTACTACCCGACGGGCTTGCCCAGCGGCGCCGTGATCCAGGAGCCGGCGAGCTTGATCGACCTCGCGCCGACGATGCTCGATATTCTCGGCTTAGCGCCAATGGAAAACATCTCCGGCGAATCGTTGCTGCCGATTATCAGCAAGCAGAAAACGACGCTGGGGCGGTCGCTGCTTTCCGAGACCACGCGCCAGGGGCCGGACCGCGTCACGATCATTCGCGATTATCAGAAGTTCATGTACTCGCCCGAATTCATGCTCAACGGCCGGCAATTCGGCGAGTCGCTTTTCGATCTGAACGCCGATCCGCAAGAGTTGACCGATCTGTTCGAAAAGCAGCCCAAAGCGGCCAAGAAACTCAAAAACGAGCTGTTTTCGACAGGCCTGTATATCCAACGCCGCGCCTGGCACGTCCGTTGGGCGAAGACGACCGAGGCGATGACGCTCAAGGGCAGCATTCGCACCGGCGGGGATTTCATCTACCAATACAAAGACAATACGATTTACGGCACCGACGAGCGCGGCGGTTTGATCACGCGCGAATTTCCGTGGGAGAAGAAGAAAGGCAACGAAATCACTTTCGTCAACATCCGCGATCGAGACAACGGCATTGCCTTCATGACCGACCCGGAAACGGCCGACGTCACCTTCCATCTTACCTTCAACAAACGTGAAGACCCGGCGCGCATCTGTCTGGGTACCTGCGAAAAGCATCCGGAGAGCGGCCATTTCACCCTCTCCAAATCCGTCGAGGGCAATCCGAAAACCAAATTGCCGCCCGGCCATGTTCTGGTTTGGAGCGAGCCGATTTGGGTCAACAGCAAGCAAGTACTGCGCGCTGAAGTTGGCGACCCGATCAAGCTGTCACCGGAAGTTGTGCAGCATCTGCGAAGTTTGGGTTACATCGAATAA
- a CDS encoding cupin domain-containing protein: MIPSSDFFRLTAVETSRDQRGWVSNLLDFLPLPAEALRNVHLVEMQPGSVRGNHVHKKQREWIILCGGPLRVVVTVGDDRFETVLAGDAPMMLHIEPGAAHAVRNEGAARAFLVAITDQLYDFENPDVQRVRLLD, from the coding sequence ATGATTCCGTCGAGTGATTTCTTCCGGCTCACCGCGGTCGAAACAAGCCGCGATCAGCGCGGCTGGGTAAGCAATCTGCTGGATTTCCTACCCTTACCGGCCGAAGCGTTGCGCAACGTGCATCTCGTGGAAATGCAACCGGGATCCGTGCGCGGCAACCACGTCCACAAGAAGCAGCGTGAATGGATCATCCTGTGCGGCGGTCCACTACGTGTCGTGGTCACTGTCGGCGATGATCGTTTTGAAACCGTGCTCGCCGGCGACGCACCGATGATGCTGCACATCGAGCCGGGCGCCGCCCACGCCGTTCGTAACGAAGGCGCCGCGCGCGCCTTTCTAGTAGCGATAACCGATCAACTCTACGATTTCGAAAACCCGGACGTGCAACGCGTCCGGCTGTTGGACTAG
- the ruvB gene encoding Holliday junction branch migration DNA helicase RuvB gives MDRDAIDPQGTTTEKELDATLRPKTLAGFIGQSGVKDNLHIYIKAARGRDEALDHALLYGPPGLGKTTLAHIIANELGVGLHSTSGPVLERPGDLAAILTNLQPRDVLFIDEIHRLSKVVEEKLYPAMEDFAIDLILGEGVSARTVQMPIQPFTLIGATTRIGLIANPLRDRFGIIDRLDFYEAEDLHTIIRRSARILGVELAEDGATEIARRSRGTPRVANRLLRRVRDFAQVEGDGRVTREIAAVSLKRLGVDSVGLDKMDQRVLLTIIDHFQGGPVGVDTLAASLSEEKDTIEDVIEPFLIQRGYLKRTPRGRVVTPRAYEHLGKTIPKGATMELFTNGSEE, from the coding sequence ATGGACAGAGACGCCATCGATCCGCAAGGCACAACCACGGAAAAGGAACTTGACGCTACGTTGCGGCCGAAAACGCTGGCCGGGTTTATCGGCCAAAGCGGCGTAAAGGATAATCTGCACATTTACATCAAAGCGGCGCGGGGACGCGACGAAGCCCTCGATCACGCGCTCTTGTACGGTCCGCCGGGACTCGGCAAAACGACGCTCGCGCATATCATCGCCAACGAATTGGGCGTGGGTTTGCATTCGACCAGCGGCCCGGTACTTGAGCGCCCCGGCGATCTGGCCGCGATTCTGACCAACCTGCAACCGCGCGACGTACTGTTCATCGACGAAATCCACCGCCTCTCGAAAGTCGTGGAGGAAAAGCTGTACCCGGCGATGGAAGATTTCGCCATCGACCTCATTCTCGGAGAAGGCGTCTCGGCGCGCACCGTGCAAATGCCGATACAACCTTTCACCCTCATCGGCGCCACCACGCGCATCGGCCTGATCGCCAATCCGCTACGTGATCGCTTCGGCATCATCGATCGCCTCGATTTTTACGAAGCCGAAGACTTGCACACAATCATTCGGCGCAGCGCCCGCATCCTCGGCGTCGAACTTGCCGAAGACGGAGCCACTGAAATCGCGCGCCGCAGCCGCGGCACGCCTCGCGTGGCCAACCGCCTGTTGCGTCGCGTCCGCGATTTCGCCCAGGTGGAAGGCGACGGCCGGGTCACGCGGGAGATCGCCGCGGTCAGCCTCAAACGCCTGGGCGTCGATTCGGTTGGTCTGGACAAGATGGACCAGCGGGTGCTACTGACGATCATCGATCACTTTCAGGGCGGGCCCGTGGGTGTGGACACGCTGGCCGCCAGCCTTTCGGAAGAAAAAGACACTATTGAAGACGTCATCGAACCCTTTTTGATTCAACGTGGCTACCTTAAGAGAACGCCGCGAGGCCGTGTCGTCACACCGCGGGCATACGAACATTTAGGCAAGACGATCCCCAAAGGCGCAACGATGGAACTTTTCACGAACGGAAGCGAAGAATGA
- a CDS encoding MBL fold metallo-hydrolase: MQLEFHGAIRVVTGSCYLLRIGGKQVLIDCGLYQGGRRIERRNREAFHFNPQTIDAVVVTHAHIDHIGLLPKLVRDGYRGPIHSTAATSDLARILLLDAAHIAEFEAERHNRKAKRSGQPFERPVFTMRNAEDAIELFVQHRYGDEFDVVEGLHAVYRDAGHILGSAFVEMVAYENGAKRRITFSGDLGNTDQAIICDPQPPNPTDVLLIESTYGDRQHRPRGDTLNELAEILLQAYKEGGNVVIPAFAVGRTQEVLYRLREMNDEGRLPAFNVFVDSPLAISATQIVRENSQCYDDETVHELTALGSDPLMVPRLAFTRSTDASKQINFVDEPSIIISASGMCNAGRILHHLKHNLWRREAHVVFVGYQGVGTLGRLLVDGIPRVKIMGDEIMVAAHIHTIGGLSAHADQQGMMDWAKPLADKPPRTFVVHGEEGPANTFAKLLKSQYGFNARVPLWHETVTL; encoded by the coding sequence ATGCAACTTGAATTCCACGGTGCGATTCGCGTCGTGACCGGATCTTGTTACCTGCTGCGCATCGGCGGTAAGCAGGTGCTCATCGATTGCGGCCTGTATCAAGGCGGACGCCGGATCGAACGCCGGAACCGCGAAGCCTTTCACTTCAATCCGCAAACCATCGACGCGGTGGTTGTGACGCACGCCCATATCGACCATATCGGCCTGCTGCCCAAGTTGGTGCGCGACGGTTACCGAGGGCCGATCCATTCTACGGCGGCCACCTCCGATTTGGCGCGCATTCTGCTGCTGGACGCGGCGCATATCGCCGAATTTGAAGCCGAGCGGCACAACCGAAAGGCAAAACGTTCCGGGCAACCGTTCGAGCGCCCGGTGTTCACCATGCGCAATGCGGAAGATGCGATCGAGTTGTTCGTCCAGCACCGCTACGGCGATGAATTCGATGTCGTCGAAGGCCTGCATGCCGTCTACCGCGACGCCGGTCACATTTTGGGAAGCGCTTTCGTGGAGATGGTCGCCTACGAAAACGGCGCCAAGCGTCGTATCACCTTCTCGGGTGACTTGGGCAATACCGACCAGGCGATCATCTGCGATCCGCAGCCGCCCAACCCGACCGACGTGCTGCTAATCGAATCTACCTACGGCGACCGCCAACATCGGCCGCGCGGCGACACGCTCAACGAGTTGGCCGAGATCCTACTGCAAGCCTACAAAGAGGGCGGCAACGTCGTTATCCCGGCGTTCGCTGTGGGCCGTACACAGGAAGTTCTCTACCGGCTTCGTGAGATGAACGACGAAGGCCGCTTGCCCGCTTTCAATGTGTTTGTCGACTCGCCGCTGGCGATTTCCGCCACGCAGATCGTGCGCGAGAACTCGCAATGCTACGACGACGAGACCGTCCACGAACTGACGGCCCTGGGCAGCGATCCACTCATGGTGCCCAGGCTGGCATTCACGCGGTCGACGGACGCATCCAAGCAGATCAACTTTGTCGACGAGCCCAGCATCATCATCAGCGCCAGCGGCATGTGCAACGCGGGCCGCATCCTGCACCACCTCAAGCACAACCTCTGGCGGCGCGAAGCGCATGTCGTGTTTGTCGGCTACCAAGGCGTCGGGACACTGGGGCGCCTCTTGGTCGACGGCATACCGCGGGTGAAAATCATGGGCGACGAGATCATGGTGGCCGCGCACATCCACACGATCGGGGGGTTGTCCGCCCATGCCGACCAGCAGGGTATGATGGATTGGGCGAAACCGCTTGCCGATAAACCGCCGCGCACCTTCGTTGTACACGGCGAAGAAGGTCCGGCGAACACGTTCGCCAAGCTGCTCAAGTCACAGTACGGATTCAACGCGCGCGTGCCGCTCTGGCATGAGACGGTCACGTTGTAG